gctgtctAACTTAATTTTGCGTAgttctgctgcctctgctgacTGCCTCACCTCCACATCCGCATCTGACATACACATGCCCAACGAAGGAGTCTAAGGAGCATATTTACTGTCTGCCTTCATTAATCCCCAACACAGACGATATGTTAATCTATCAACACAGAGCCCCTTCTATGTGGAAGTACTAGCAGCTCGGAGCAGTCTTTTCTCCACTTAATGACTTTTAAATCGCGCGTAATGGATATTTCTGTACCGTTGAAGGCACAGAACAAATAAATGGTGACTAATTTGCGCAAGCATTGTTGATACAATTATCCAGTTGAGTATTCCGGCAGAAAAACCGTTATCCACCTCCATATGTTGCTAatctttttccccctttcctttccttcagaGTAAGAGCACGCTGCTCCAAAAGTGTGACAAGACGCCTCATTTCACGTCGCCTGTTTGAAGACGCAGCGTTCCAAACAAGTCAGCTGTCCAGCAAACTGCACAGGAACACACATCGCAGTATGAAGtgtgaggagagggggaggggggggggcgtttATTTTCAACACATGGCTGACTGAAAAATGCCATTTTCACGTTGTCACTGAACACCGGTTCTTCTGCTCAGGTCTGCGTCGCGCGAAGCCGCTGATGCTCCGGGGACTTGCGGGGTGAGCTGATGTGTTTCCTGGGGGTCGGGGAAACTGTTTGATTCAGGTGTAAGTCGCTCCGCATCCGCTGTAGCTGCctcctgtctggtctggtctggtctggtctgccGCCTCTTTACGCATGGCTGTATTATTCTGGTGGAAGCCGAGCAACAAGTGTGTAACGCTGTGGAGATGTGCAAACGCTGCGTGGTCTTAAATCAAATAACGTGTTGTATCTGACGCACAGGTGGGGATGGCCGCAGCTTTCTACTCAcatttgctattttatttttcactgtgtttatttgaagCCCCGTGACTTACTttgttacttttttctttttcttttttttctttctttttgcgaGGAATCGTATGCGATGAATGCAATGCTATAATTATTTGAGTTATTTACATGCATCACTCAAGACACTTTTAGTGCCAATAAGAGCTTTGTGTAGCTGTCAGCGGAAGCCGCAGAGAGGCTGTTGGTTGCAGGGGTTCATAGGAAATGCGTAGTTGTCTCTGGCAGCCTCATTCAGAAGGATGatcactttttgtttcagtttttgtcgATGTGACGACTGTGGCCCACGCCACGGTCCTTCCTGCCCGCGCAGAGAGGCGGCTGTTAATccgaaaagaaaaaagaaaaaaaaagaataataataaaacaaactcacGTCTGACACGGAGCCATGACCGAGGCAGACGAGTGGAGCAGAGCCGCAGATGAGTCTGTTGAGGGGCCGGAGGGGGCTCGCACATGCAGGACTTCAGGGTAAATATAAAGAGACAAGAGATTGTACTTATTGTGGCGCATCAGCCGACTGGCGCCGAGCTGCTCTTTAACAAACTGAGACCAATTTAATCAAGAGCCGTGgcgctggattttttttttttttttttttcctggaggaGCTCAGCAGAGCAAAGTGCGGGGAGGTTGATGGGCCCCCGGTGGCTCCCGGAATCCCGCACTGTCCCTGGTTTTGACAATATACAACCTGTCGGAGATTACACGCTACCACGGCCTGCCCTCAGCTCAGACTGAGCTCTAAATCATCTCGTCGCTGCGACTGTTTGATGTGGCTATACAAACGagacactggagaaaaaaaaatcagcaccGAGTCAAACAGCACACAGCATGAACAGGCTAACACAACTACAAATacagcaaaaacaataatacTAACAGTAATAATAGACCGtgtaacataaaaaacacaattctAAGTTTGCCTTGTAAACTTTATCTGCAGCCAGACAAGGAAGAGTTTGTATCGAAGTGAGCACTCACcgctttttttctccctgattTCTTTCTCAACAAAATCATCTTTCATCTGGTTTTctcagattttttgttttgttttagggtttttttgtttttttgttttttctccttgcaGCATCGGGTTTGTCTTTTCCAGCTTTTAttacgctgctgctgctgctgctgccgccgccgccgccgctgctgcttccTTCCCGTCAGCTCGACCAGGAACACGCACAGATAAATGGCTCTCGCCTGGGGAAGCCGGGGCGGTTTGAGGCTGGAGTCGGTACACGCACGCAGCACAACATAGTCTGGACTAGTGCGAGGCAAATCCAGCCTAAGCGTCAAAACAGCCGATGGAATAATTACAAAGTCTGTTATTATAAAGAGCGACCGAGAGAGCGGCGGCGCTTTGAGTAAATCTCCCCGGAATGCAGAGGATGAGCTGCGAGACTCGGCTCAACTGCTGTGAGTTGTTCTAAAAGAGAGTAGTTATTGCGGAGAAGTGGAGCTGTTCCGCTGTGTAAAGGTGAATATTAGGACACAGTGGGTCTGTGGACAGGTTGGTTTCTCCGGAGGCGACATTGTAAAAAACGCAAGCCGAGAGAGGTGATGCCTCCACCGGCCAAGAACTGAGGGCAGACCCGGTGTTTGGCTTGGAAATGGGGGTGGGATTTCCCGATCTTTCCTGTCATTGgttaatattttattctgttgacATGTTTTCTTACTGCTAATGCTTCCGACACCTTCTtgtcccccctcctcttccagaGTCTGGCCGGAGCTGTCAGAACCACGCCTATAGGGGCCCACAATTGGTCCAGAAAGCGTAAAATCAGCAATCAAAGGGGCTTGGTTCATTAGTGTTGGGGATGGAGGCAGGAAGGACATGTGAGATAGTCACAGATCTGCAGTGAACGAGGCCACATCTCTCCAGTCAGTGTGGGATGACTGAAGCAGAGAAACAGCTTATTTCTCTGAGAGACACACAGCGCAGCCGGGCTCTGCCTTCACAGCGCCGCTTCTACTGAGGGACTCGGCGGACgaaccaaaggaaaaaaaagcacatcaaCAGCAACTCTGGGCTATTTTCTTCACCCTGACAACACGCTGTGTGTTTGACAAGGCGCTGCACTCTTCTTGTACCGCCTCACAGAAACTAAGTGCTCGCGAAGCGCGGACCTACACTGGCTCTGGGTTGGGGGAGATACCACTAAAATATCCAATATTTCACTTCGGTTTTTGTGGATGCACCGATGAGAGATCCAGTTTTTACAGGGACTGCAATGGCTTATCACCCTTTCCACGCTCACCGGCCGACCGACTTCCCCATGTCCGCCTTTCTAGCGGCCGCGCAGCCTTCCTTCTTCCCGGCGCTCAGCCTGCCTCCCGGGGCGCTCACCAAGCCCATCCCGGACCACGGCTTGGCCGGGGCGGCGGAGGCTGGGCTCCACCCGGCCCTTAGCCACCATCAGGCGGCTCATCTTCGCAGCATGAAAAGCCTGGAACCCGAGGAAGAAGTGGACGACGACCCAAAAGTTACACTGGAAGCCAAGGATCTTTGGGACCAGTTTCATAAACTCGGGACGGAGATGGTTATTACCAAGTCCGGAAGGTAAgaattgtcagaaaaaaaaatatttcctcgTACGGAAACACCGGGGACACGTCTTTAGAAATCAAAAGCTGCTCCTCTAGTCTGTGTACACGCGAAGAATAAGCCGCAGCTGAGAAGGCAGAAGCAGCTAAAATGCCATTTATTCGCGTTATTAAATGGCAGCCTGTGCGCCAGGCCTTTGCCTGTCGTACTTATTTCACCACCGATTATTAGTCTGGTCCACTATTATTATAAACAGACAAGAAAACTACACAAGGCTACATGACCATGTCACTAAATTATACACGAAATAGGTTTCTATATCCAGATCCAGGCCTATAACTCTAACTCTATCTGCATTTGAGAGTTGCGCTTGTTAGTCAGTAGCCTAAACAAAGCTCCATTTTATTTGGAACTCTTTGTAATTCGGGCATACTTTCACATTTATCAAGCGGCATATTTGGGATATTCGGGGTGAAAATGTGGTCAGAGCTTCAATCAGGTTTTATCTCCCAAACTGCATTCTGTGGAGGCAGCAGAGCTTCTGGATTTTATAAACAGGCTGTCACTTCAAAACCCAGGGACGTGAAGTGGTGTGGTCATAAATATACTGTTCAGCTTTGTAGTGGAGTGCTTGgacaacacatacacacgcagGCGGACAgagacaccacacacacactcacacacacacgcctgcgCGCACACACTATGGACTTTTCTGTGTTGCTGTCGCCTAATTGCGTGAAACATAATAATATCTGACAGTTACAATATTTCCACTGGTCAGAAGTgcgagttgtttttttttttttcccttgcaaCATTcaagcttattttttttctcccccggATTTGTTCATGTGCCTCATGAcaatgtgttcttgtgttttggTTAAATTGCGGCGTGTAAACTCTCGGTGTGTTTCCCTCCGCAGGAGGATGTTCCCTCCGTTCAAAGTGAGAATAAACGGGCTCGATAAAAAAGCCAAATACATCCTACTGATGGACATCGTGGCGGCGGACGACTGCCGCTACAAGTTCCATAACTCCCGCTGGATGGTGGCAGGCAAGGCCGACCCGGAGATGCCCAAGAGGATGTATATCCATCCGGACAGCCCGGCCACTGGCGAGCAGTGGATGGCCAAGCCTGTTGCTTTCCATAAACTCAAACTGACCAACAACATCTCGGACAAACACGGATTTGTAAGTACAGATAGAGTTTTGACTTTTCCCCCCGCTCCCTCTTGGCTGAGCTGATAGTTTTCATGTGTATATCCTGTACACACAACGTGTGGGCTGCTGGAATAAAGGAGAGGTTTAGCTGTttttaacatcaaataaaaaagtttaTGAAGCACATGGAATAAAGTGGGTTGTAGGATCACGATGTGGAAATGGTTCATACTATTAAAGAAAATGACTGGGCTACTGCGGGAGACCTATGACCTGAAGGGAAAtacaataataacataaaagCAAAGCAGACAATTTAAGGcatatttcaaatataaacGCGTTGCAAAATATTACAGCGAAAGTCCAAAGATGTAGCCACTTTGTCGCCACTTGACTTCCAGCACGGAGCTTATGTTGCAGCTCTTCACAATAACATCAGCCGGCATTTTCCTCCTGCGTTCAAACTCGTCTAAAGCCAAGTCTAGCAGGCTGCGACGCCGCAGCTCAGTGCGAAGGCCACGGCAGCTATGTGCTTTCCTACCGAAcacgtttattattattatcatcatcattattattattgttattattttaaccgAAGTTGAAttgaggaataaaaaaaaataaaataaaaaaataatatcggAGCGTTAGCGAGGCTGAGGAGACAGTATCAACAGATCGGATCACAGAGAAATGACGTGAAATGATTGGGAACCTGTGCCAATAAGACTGACGTTCCCCCAACATGAAACctaatagtatagtatagtatagtatagtatagtatagtatagtatagtatatattgTGCCAAAGGGTGCCCTGTTTTCTGTATCTTTGtaggattttattaaaaaaatatatttttttccacattttatattttacttgttaaataataaaatgcacaaatcaaaagaagcaaacaaaaacGTAAGAATAGCCGACCCACAAATAGTAAATGTCTTAGAGAGATTATTTTACTGTCAGCCAGAAGGTGCTTTCGACTGGAAACAAACGCAATGCAAGAGTAAATAATTTCTAATTGAATACAggcaggatttatttttatatacaggCCTTATTTACGCATGCATGCAGCTTATGTGCAGGCTACAGCCGAAGTTGtaaaaattaaatctcagtaatataataataataataaaaaaaagaaatattagtttttatttcaattcTTGCTCTATTGTACGTTTGTATTTTGCTTTATCTGATGATCTatatatttgaatttaattttgaaTATTATTCTGTGTTTAAATACACGTCTTTGATGCTGTGTCAAAATAGGGCCTCGGGCTGTAATTCCAGGCTTGTAAAATGTCTGCACTCTGGTAAATTTGAAATTTGTAGCCTATTACAACTTGCTCTGATAATTCATAGCAGCATGTGTGGCCTGGTGAgggtttttttcccttttgccCCGCGCTAATTACAGACAAGTCTGCTTACACAGTAATTATaacagcatcaataacaatgcGCTGGATGATCCGCCTCAACATATCCTGACTAGAGCTACGTGTGTTTTACCGTCGGACAGAATCACAAACATACGCTGATATTCACTCCGAAGCTGTGCTTTTTCTGTGTATTGGTCCAGACTATCTTGAACTCCATGCACAAGTACCAGCCGAGGTTCCACATAGTGCGGGCCAACGACATCCTGAAGCTCCCCTACAGCACCTTCAGGACCTACGTCTTCCCGGAGACGGAGTTCGTGGCTGTGACAGCGTACCAGAACGACAAGGTGAGTCACCGTTCACACTCAGCAGACGTCTCTAATATGGCTGCTATACTTTGCATAGTAAATGTCCTACATgcctccctcccccccgccGCCAACCCCCGGAGACTTAATCTGATTTTGTAGGTCGCCTAATTTCCCTGCAGAGGACTCCCATGTCCcacttgatttttttaattgctgCTTTCCTTGGATTTGCGAGGGCGGCAGACATATCTGACTATGAATTCAaattgtgtgtgttctgtggtgtgtgtgttatcagATATCCACGGTCCATAAATGGCCTATTACCTTGACCAGGAGTGCATAAATTAGGCGTATAAAAGCAGGAGAGCGTGTTGGGTTTTTTGTTGTGATGGTGCATCAAACATGGCAGACATGTCCACTTGTTCCGGAttattgttttgtcttcttgtcTGCCTGCTAACGGCATCTGATTTGTGGTTTGATAGAATCCAGCATATTTGAATCGAGGTTTTGGACGTGCGTTTGCTCTTTGAAGGCATTATTATAAGCCTCTCCGTTGTCCGCTTTCCTCCTCCACGAAGCTAATTGGGGCTTGTGtccagagggtggtggtggtggtggggggagtgAGGGGTAAGGAGCGGGGGTCTTGTTGTAAAAGTTTATGGCAAAGAGTCACCATCGATTAGAAGGCATTTAAAAGGCTGGTCAGCCTGCAGCCAGAGTGGACAGATGCTGTAAGACACCCTCTCGCTTCAGGCGTTTCCAATTTTGAGCAGAGAGGGTGTCTCCGAGCCTCTGAGGCCTCCAGGAACCTAGGAGCTCCCGCAAGAGCCGCACGGGCTACCGCCCGACCCCGTGCGCAAACACGCAGCCGCGCCGCTCCCCTCCCAACACCGCGACATATCGTGAGGGCGCACAGATCCAAAACCgcattattaattattgataTGACAGTCATCTGTTCGAGTATTGCTCCCGCTGCCTTTTTTTCCTGGGGATTCGAGGCATGTGTGGCCCCATAGACGAATATTTCGTGGCAGAATATCTCTCCAGGGGCCTATGAGAATAACGCCCCATCATTACGCTTTTATTAATAATGCAAATCCAAGGCCTATGGTGGCTCCTGTCCAACTCGCCGGTTGCGTGTGTTAATCCAAACACATTATTTCTTACACATGTGCCAGGTGGAGGCAGCGGGCCCCAGCAGCGCAgctttgtgcttttattgtggtaaaaaataaaataaaaaattccgCATAAATTCATtacttccttttattttgaacagaTAACGCAGCTGaagattgacaacaacccttttgCGAAAGGATTCAGAGACACGGGgaatggaaggagagagaaaaggtaCGAACACCTGCaaaattagtgtgtgtgtccaccatctttttaaaaaggcaCAGTTACACGTTACTATTCATCATATAatgacaattattattattattgtacagAAAACAACTGACCATGCCTTCGCTGCGGATGTACGAGGACCAGTGCAAGGCGGACAGGGAGGGGGCGGATTCGGACGCATCGTCCAGCGAGGCTCCGGCCGGCAGGGACACCGTTCACTCCCCGCTGGGAACTGGTACGAGTCCTCTGAGGTTCAGCAGGGCCAGTCGAGGTgagctgatttttattttggggCCTCTACATGAGCAGAGGTTTTAGCTGTAGGGTGTGATATTGGAATACAagtgtaaatgtaataatttgcTAATATTAAAGCTAATcctcattatttaaataataataataataaaataataataacaataataataattcgtATTGCCAGCTAAATATATTTAGGAACTATAGTCTGTATGGTATAGAAGgaaaattattaattttaatgttaaatgtgtgcaacatttttaaaataatatatatattattatttatttgtattattaattaatttgaatatATGCTAATATAAAAGCCACAATAAATAATCAaatcttatatatatacatatacatatgttaaaaggtaaaaaagcaaaaaaataaataaaaagcatttacaTGACATGCAGTGTAGATGTTAGTTTTCCAAATAGTTTTAGGCTTATAATGTTATTGTACTTttgcgtgtgcacatgtgctGTGATGGTGATAAATGGCGCTCATGCTAATTTTTCCTATTTTGATTCCTGCATCTTAGATGACAAAACATGCACTGACAGcgagcaggagctggagaatCACGACGAGCGCTGCACCGCCTCCAACAGCCCAGGACCTGAACCTGTGTCCCCCTACAGCTCCAGGTGTGAGGAGCGTGTGAGGGAACGGCCCAGCGCCGAAAAGAAGGACGACTCCATATTCAGTATAAGGAACCTTGAGAAGGACAAAGCAGAGAGCAGGCACAGGAAAGACACCGCTGATGTCTTGACAAAGGACTCGGAGGCTGGAGGCATTAGTGCCAGTAAGGAGGCCTTCTCCCCTCTCATGGTCCAAACCGAGAGCCCCTCGCACTTCAGCCCAAGCCATTTACAAAGCCTGGCTCTGTCTGGCTTGCACAGTCAGCAGTTCTTTAACCCTCTGAACGCCGGATCGCCACTGTTGTTTCACCCTGGGCAGTTTGCCATGGCCCCTGGAGCCTTCTCTGCTATGGGCATGGGGCATCTATTGGCCTCTGTATCCGGAGCAAGTGGTTTGGAAAACGGCAGCCTCTCCGGCCAGGGCACAGGAGGAACCCCTAACCCCTTCCCCTTCCATCTGTCCCAGCACATGCTAGCCTCTCAGGTAAGGATGGTCATCCATTCAGAAAATATTCTTTGTTTGTCTCTACACCTGTAGCGTTCATCTGGTGTCAGTAGGACAGGAAAGCTGGGGCTCTAAGTCGAGAGTGTAGACAGGATTTCATTTACTTTGGGGCTGTGTTACTATAAATCTCACCTTACACGGTGCTACGAGTTACCTTGCATGAATCAGAGCTGGGTTTAATTTAGTCCTGGAAATAAGTATGATTGGTAAAGCTAAACTTAATCTACTTGATGCATGCAACATGTGGAACCCGTGAGCATTTCTGCCGAAACTTGAGGAATTAATAAAAAGCTCcatcatcaaattaatttttaaaagtgtttttagttgactgtggaataaacagtttatttagcacttagaatttaaaaaaaaaaaaaaaaaaaaatttaatgcTTTAGTAAGTCTAAATATCAAATGAAACTaatctatgtgtgtgttgtaaataaCGTATCACGACTGAGATTATTTGATTGGAAATAGTGATCTGAACAACTGTCTTTCCTCTTCCAGGGCATCCCCATGCCACCTTTTGGAGGTCTTTTTCCGTACCCCTACACCTACATGGCGGCGGCTGCAGCAGCGGCCTCGGCCTCGGCCCTCCCAGCTACCAGCACCTCAAGCCCCCTTTCTAGGAACCCCTTCCTGGGCTCTTCCCGGCCGCGGCTCCGCTTCAACCCCTACCAGCTCCCGGTGTCACTGCCCCAGACCTCCAGCCTGCTCACCACTGGCCTGCCAGGAAGCCTCAACCCAAGCTCAGAATCCTCCAAACCGGGAAGCAGGGAGACAAGCCCAGCCCCGGAGCACCACAGCAACCACAAGACAGGAGGCTTGAGTGGAAGGGCTGTATCTCCCAAAACCTCCATTAAGGACTCTGTGAACGAGCTGCAGAGCATCCAGAGACTGGTGAGCGGCCTGGAGGGCCAGAGGGAGCCCTCCCCAAATGCAGACTCTCCCAAGTGATTAGGACACTCTGCTATGGATGAACACTTGGCTTGAATACCAGAGGACTATAAGTGCATATGTCCTGTACAGCACATCACAGAGACTGGGATGAGGGTTTGACCGACGAGGGTTGATGAAGGCCAATTACTAATATCTTTCGGAACAAAGCTGCAGGTAGACAGAAATGTAGtctatataattatatttatccTTTGTAAATTCATAAGTATTGAAGGTTTCCTCCAGAGCTGACCTGTCTGAAAGGGTTGAAAGCCTGTCAGACATTTCCACCATCATCAGGACCGACGCAGAATCCCACTGTTCTGGGGGTTAGCAGCTCGTGAAGGCGGGTTAACAGCCCAAGAACCTCTGGAAAACATTTCTGCGttcattcaataaaaataaaaaaataaaaatcaatttagaaacaataataagttaataaataaaatgtgcaaagaaGATGGAAACAATTTAGTCGATAAAACActaaagaaacataaaatgttaTTAAGTTAAAAGAAACTCCAACCACTTAAGTTCAAAGATGTGTTACAGAGAGTATTCCAGACATTATAAGAATATAATGAGTCAAACGTTATGATATCATTGTCAGAGGCACCACGCAAGGCCAGTATCGGCCCCATATATCGGTCTAACCTGCCTGAGAGCATGCAGCTCCACGGAGTGCGCGGCGCACTGTGTGTGCTGAGTTCTAACTTGAAGCATGTGAGCATCCAGGtccggtgtttttttttttttgtttgtttttttttttgtttttgtttttttaaagtaaagtcCTGAACAGAAAACTCACAACGCCACGACAGGCAGGTCTGATCATTTCAAAAGGGATGGAAGATGAACGTTCCGTCTCCGAGgggcagacagaaagagacgcTTATCATTTCATGCCAGACAAAATCTTTCTGAACTAtttatgtaattaaaaaaaaaaaaaaatctgtaaataaagCTAAGATCCAAGAATATGCAATTGGTATTAATTTATTCAAGGCTGTATATGAGCGTGTATATATTTCGAAATgaactcccccctccccctcccttcttatcctcctcttcctcctccaccccaattttacataaacatatactgtaaatgaaaGCTATTTAGCGCTTgttggtttgaaaaaaaaagaaactgtgtaTGAAGCAtcgctgatttttttttaggagacGTGTGTGCCATGTTTTAGTCTGCATCATCCACGACAAATAGAGAGGAACAGAGAAAGAGCTCCACAtggattcaaaaaaaaaaacacctcaggttaTTTCACTCCAGCCAGGAGACATTCAAAGCAATTCCTCCAATGGGCGCATCATTCATatctattcataaatatatttaaagatgGAAGTATCTTGTTTATGCTGGTTGTCcgggtattttatttttatttttatttttttttttcgttttcgggattttttttgattgtctcacaatttcaataaaaaattgTTGTGCTGAAATCTTgtaggattattattattctcattatattcgtgttgtttttttatgacaatATAAAAACAGAGCATTTTAAAACGAAATCATGTAGGATTTTACACGGGCTGGGACGCGGGGCACGTGCGCCCTCTGTCGGTCACTCGTTTAACCGGAAAGGTTTTGTATGTGGTTTGCTCAATTTGATAAGAAAATATCATTGGGTTCAGCTCGCACGTTATTAGAAATACATCTAAACCGCATGGTGAAATTTGCGGGTGACAAAATGTTTGTGGACATTTTGCATTCATGGCTACAGCTATGAATGTTAcactatgtttttattatttcactctTTGAGAAAAACGTGCGTCTCCGTGGAAGGATTCccaatgtttgtattttctgcagttttttgtGTCTCCTGCGTGTAACTTGTGTTAAATCGGGCCTGTCTCCTGCGCGCAGGGCCGTACGTGTCTATTCTGAGAAGGTCCTCAGTCACCGTCAGTCAGCATTTCCTTTAGTATTGTGTGCCGGATTGTATTTTTAGAAAGAGTCGAGCTGTGTAAGTATTTATAGGAAGAGCTTTCTCTGCTGCGCTCACACACATCCTCCGGAGCCGGAGAGCCAGTTTAACTATTGCCCGTTTAACTCGGCGGGGAAGTGCAGCGGGGAGTGTTGAGACCGGTCTGCACATTCTGCAGCATAAATCCcccattaaacatgttttacacGCGGAAATAAATGTAGCGGCATGGCTTTATAATGGGCTAAATATTTCATGATGTTTACGCACGCAGTGAGCGGCCTCTATGTCACTGTTTTGCGTTTTTGTCAGTTGCTTCTTGGTGTTTATCTGCGCTAGAAATGTGAAGTGTGCAATGAGGCCTGTGTGAGAGAATGACGCAGCAACAGcactatgtgtgtatgtgtgtgtgtgtggctgtgtttgtgtgtctcggTTTAAAGGGTTAAGCAGGGGGAGTTTAGGGCAGCAGACAGCCTTTTGTCCGGGACCCGGCGCCTGTCGCCTGCCTGCCGGCCACAGCCTCCACACCGCCCCGCTTCCTAATTAGagacccccctcctcctcctcctcccgcaccaccccctcctccccctcctcctcctcctcgccccctcctcttcttcttcattttcttttctttctgcagcgACAATCACAAAACTCTCATTCTATTACGGGGCCATTGTTGTTATCTTCAATTAACAGGGAGAGCGACTCGACCTCGCACTCTGggagaaaaaagtatttgtctaaatcaatcagtcaatgaGTGATCAATAGGCTCCCGTGGAGGCCCCGTGGATCATGACTAATGACTGCTGACGGCGTGGGGTAAAAAGGCCAAGATTACTCACAACTTTGTTAAATGATCGGTGCAGGTCTATGTTGTTGTTTAAGCTTTTTGTAGGCCAACAGGAGAAGCTGCACAGTTCGTTTCCACACAGGAGACGAGCTGCACCTTTCCTGGACTGAACCGTGTAAAAACCTAAACAACAGGGAAGAGTGCTGCCCTCCATATCCTagctcctcttctctccttatCTGCTGCACTGGAGGAGAGGTCTCAGAGCCTGCTGGGATCCAGTCTCACATCAGTCAGCGTGCTCCAGATTATACACAAATTCTACTGCCTCTGGGTGGAAGGTCACTTATGCAACTGCATTTGGAGAAACTGGTCATTTATTAACGTATAATAGTTTGCTTTTCCTATTCCTGCAATGACAATAACGTGACAAAAACAGCCGCAAACTGCATAACAggtttctgctttgttttgttataatttcagtgtaattttgAGATATTTGTAGGCCGACCTTTTTGAGTCTTACATATCACTGTGCAACTTTACACGCTTCTACTAATTTCAGAAGCAAATATACTTTTTTTACTCTACtatttttttactgtgagagccgtattaacaataa
This sequence is a window from Mugil cephalus isolate CIBA_MC_2020 chromosome 9, CIBA_Mcephalus_1.1, whole genome shotgun sequence. Protein-coding genes within it:
- the tbx2b gene encoding T-box transcription factor TBX2b isoform X1 translates to MRDPVFTGTAMAYHPFHAHRPTDFPMSAFLAAAQPSFFPALSLPPGALTKPIPDHGLAGAAEAGLHPALSHHQAAHLRSMKSLEPEEEVDDDPKVTLEAKDLWDQFHKLGTEMVITKSGRRMFPPFKVRINGLDKKAKYILLMDIVAADDCRYKFHNSRWMVAGKADPEMPKRMYIHPDSPATGEQWMAKPVAFHKLKLTNNISDKHGFVQTILNSMHKYQPRFHIVRANDILKLPYSTFRTYVFPETEFVAVTAYQNDKITQLKIDNNPFAKGFRDTGNGRREKRKQLTMPSLRMYEDQCKADREGADSDASSSEAPAGRDTVHSPLGTGTSPLRFSRASRDDKTCTDSEQELENHDERCTASNSPGPEPVSPYSSRCEERVRERPSAEKKDDSIFSIRNLEKDKAESRHRKDTADVLTKDSEAGGISASKEAFSPLMVQTESPSHFSPSHLQSLALSGLHSQQFFNPLNAGSPLLFHPGQFAMAPGAFSAMGMGHLLASVSGASGLENGSLSGQGTGGTPNPFPFHLSQHMLASQGIPMPPFGGLFPYPYTYMAAAAAAASASALPATSTSSPLSRNPFLGSSRPRLRFNPYQLPVSLPQTSSLLTTGLPGSLNPSSESSKPGSRETSPAPEHHSNHKTGGLSGRAVSPKTSIKDSVNELQSIQRLVSGLEGQREPSPNADSPK
- the tbx2b gene encoding T-box transcription factor TBX2b isoform X2, encoding MRDPVFTGTAMAYHPFHAHRPTDFPMSAFLAAAQPSFFPALSLPPGALTKPIPDHGLAGAAEAGLHPALSHHQAAHLRSMKSLEPEEEVDDDPKVTLEAKDLWDQFHKLGTEMVITKSGRRMFPPFKVRINGLDKKAKYILLMDIVAADDCRYKFHNSRWMVAGKADPEMPKRMYIHPDSPATGEQWMAKPVAFHKLKLTNNISDKHGFTILNSMHKYQPRFHIVRANDILKLPYSTFRTYVFPETEFVAVTAYQNDKITQLKIDNNPFAKGFRDTGNGRREKRKQLTMPSLRMYEDQCKADREGADSDASSSEAPAGRDTVHSPLGTGTSPLRFSRASRDDKTCTDSEQELENHDERCTASNSPGPEPVSPYSSRCEERVRERPSAEKKDDSIFSIRNLEKDKAESRHRKDTADVLTKDSEAGGISASKEAFSPLMVQTESPSHFSPSHLQSLALSGLHSQQFFNPLNAGSPLLFHPGQFAMAPGAFSAMGMGHLLASVSGASGLENGSLSGQGTGGTPNPFPFHLSQHMLASQGIPMPPFGGLFPYPYTYMAAAAAAASASALPATSTSSPLSRNPFLGSSRPRLRFNPYQLPVSLPQTSSLLTTGLPGSLNPSSESSKPGSRETSPAPEHHSNHKTGGLSGRAVSPKTSIKDSVNELQSIQRLVSGLEGQREPSPNADSPK